In a single window of the Enoplosus armatus isolate fEnoArm2 chromosome 15, fEnoArm2.hap1, whole genome shotgun sequence genome:
- the pomt2 gene encoding protein O-mannosyl-transferase 2, with translation MANEECITQRNKTGDTSSLRNRKNFPASEKTFQTPSTPLSKDKNCQTAAHLSESDTQSSNGTSAQFSTRGNLSNKPPSRVLLMLVVGLSFSTRLYKIAEPPHVCWDETHFGKMGSYYINRTFFFDVHPPLGKMLIGLAGYMTGYDGTFPFIKPGDKYEHHNYWGMRGFCAVLGSFLPVFAYLIVLELSRSHTAALITATLLIFDTGCITISQYILLDPILMFFIMAAVLSMVKFNQQRYRPFTASWWLWLVLTGVNLAGALGVKFVGLFVILLVGLNTAWDLWRLLGDLSLSLVEFAKHLLARVVGLILLPLLLYVTIFAVHFVVLNKSGPGDGFFSSAFQSRLIGNNLHNASMPEYLAYGSTITVKNLRIAGGYLHSHWHLYPEGAGARQQQVTAYLHKDYNNLWLVHRQDVNESQSGTPDLVRHGDIIRLEHIETTRNLHSHLHEAPMTKKHFQVTGYGINGMGDTNDLWQVEVCGGRKGDLVKVLRSKVRFLHRATGCVLYSSGKTLPKWGWEQVEVTCSPYLKETPSSQWNIEDHINPKLPNISLSVLKPHFLEILLESHIVMIRGNSGLKPKDNEMNSKPWHWPINYQGLRFSGVNDTEYRVYLLGNPVVWWMNLASLGLYLIMVAVASIALQRGLSMGQKRIDHSLVLKREGGLLLLGWLLHYAPFYTMGRVLYYHHYFPAMLFSSMLTGITLDILLKSADLLLRPPYSDWLQRAGQMVLLFTVLYSFYLFHPLSYGMTGPLAHEPGSAMAGLKWMDTWEF, from the exons ATGGCAAATGAAGAATGCATTACACAACGGAACAAAACAGGGGACACTTCATCTCTACGAAACAGGAAAAACTTTCCCGCCTCAGAAAAGACCTTCCAAACCCCATCCACTCCTTTGTCAAAGGACAAAAACTGCCAAACTGCTGCACACTTGTCAGAAAGTGACACCCAGTCCTCAAATGGGACATCTGCTCAGTTTTCCACCAGAGGAAATCTCAGTAATAAGCCCCCAAGCAGAGTGCTGCTGATGCTGGTGGTGGGGCTGTCTTTCTCTACCCGCCTCTACAAGATAGCAGAGCCCCCTCATGTGTG CTGGGATGAGACACACTTTGGAAAGATGGGAAGCTACTACATCAACAGGACCTTCTTTTTTGACGTCCATCCTCCTCTTGGAAAA ATGCTGATAGGTCTCGCCGGCTACATGACCGGTTACGATGGCACCTTTCCTTTCATAAAGCCTGGAGATAAATATGAACACCACAACTACTGGGGGATGAGAGGG ttttgtgctgttttggGCTCCTTTCTGCCAGTCTTTGCCTACCTCATAGTGCTGGAGTTGTCTCGCTctcacactgctgctctcaTCACTGCCACCCTGCTCATATTTG ACACTGGCTGTATCACCATTTCCCAGTACATCCTGTTAGACCCTATACTCATGTTCTTCATCATGGCCGCAGTGCTGAGCATGGTCAAGTTCAACCAGCAGAGATACAG gcCTTTTACTGCCTCCTGGTGGCTGTGGCTGGTACTGACTGGTGTAAACCTTGCCGGGGCTTTGGGGGTGAAGTTTGTGGGTCTGTTTGTCATCCTGCTGGTGGGACTGAACACAGCCTGGGACCTCTGGAGACTTTTGGGAGACCTGAGCCTCTCACTG GTGGAATTTGCAAAGCACCTTCTGGCTCGGGTGGTCGGACTCATCCTGCTTCCACTCCTCCTCTACGTTACAATATTTGCCGTCCACTTTGTTGTGTTGAACAAAAG TGGACCAGGAGATGGTTTCTTCAGTTCGGCCTTTCAGTCCCGTCTGATCGGGAACAATCTACACAATGCATCAATGCCTGAGT ACCTGGCATATGGCTCCACCATTACAGTGAAAAACCTCCGTATTGCTGGAGGCTATTTGCACTCCCATTGGCACTTATACCCAGAGGGAGCGGGAGCAAGGCAGCAACAG GTGACGGCCTATCTCCACAAGGACTACAACAACTTGTGGCTTGTTCACAGACAGGATGTTAATGAAT CTCAATCTGGGACACCAGATCTGGTTCGTCATGGTGACATCATTCGACTGGAGCACATAGA AACAACCCGTAACCTGCACAGTCACCTCCATGAGGCCCCTATGACCAAGAAACACTTCCAGGTTACAGGCTATGGCATT AATGGCATGGGTGACACCAATGACCTATGGCAGGTGGAGGTGTGTGGAGGTCGGAAGGGTGACCTGGTGAAGGTGTTGCGTAGCAAAGTCCGCTTTCTGCACCGAGCTACCGGTTGTGTGCTTTACTCGTCTGGCAAGACTCTCCCAAAGTG ggGCTGGGAACAGGTGGAGGTGACCTGTAGTCCCTACTTGAAGGAGACTCCAAGCTCTCAGTGGAACATTGAAGATCATATCAATCCCAAAT TGCCCAACATTAGTTTGTCTGTGCTGAAGCCCCATTTTCTGGAGATCTTACTGGAGTCCCACATTGTCATGATAAGA GGTAACAGTGGCTTGAAACCCAAAGACAATGAGATGAACTCAAAACCCTGGCATTGGCCCATCAACTATCAG GGACTGAGGTTTTCTGGAGTGAATGACACAGAGTATCGTGTTTACCTGCTGGGGAACCCT GTAGTCTGGTGGATGAACCTGGCCAGTTTGGGATTGTATCTTATAATGGTGGCAGTGGCGTCTATAGCCCTCCAAAGAGGTTTGTCAATGGGTCAAAAAAGAATAG ACCATTCGCTTGTGCTTAAGAGAGAAGGAGGACTGCTACTCCTCGGTTGGCTGCTGCACTATGCACCTTTTTATACCATGGGCCGTGTCCTCTACTACCACCACTACTTCCCTGCAATGCTCTtcagcagcatgctaacag gaATTACATTAGACATTCTGTTGAAAAGTGCTGACCTGCTACTCCGACCACCatattctgattggctgcagagAGCCGGGCAGATGGTACTTCTGTTTACTGTTCTTTACAG TTTCTACCTGTTCCATCCACTCTCCTATGGCATGACGGGTCCTCTGGCACACGAGCCGGGCAGCGCCATGGCTGGCCTGAAGTGGATGGACACCTGGGAGTTCTAG